One Gordonia sp. SID5947 genomic region harbors:
- a CDS encoding alkaline phosphatase D family protein, whose translation MGLVLGPILRHVGATTATVWVQTDAQADVEVLGCHASTFEVSGSHYALVVVDGLTPGSTTEYCLHVNGTQEWPPQGSEYPASVIQTRVGDRDDGLRVVFGSCRYPKTGDATLDEKLGWDALDCYARRLIGQPVSELPDVVILLGDQVYADELTPAARRHLAGRRGGSIRTKRPPDEVVSFTEYEGLYRHTWGDPEIRWLMSTVPIAMIFDDHDIRDDWNTSAAWRASMNSVPWWRDRIRAGLASYWVYQHLGNLSPTELDADDDYRQIVASSGDCWPLLADLADRADDDTDGEKGLRFSYRWDLGGSRLIMIDSRNGRILSGGARKMLSDKEFAWLEEQMTDDLDAVDHLILGSSLPWLLPPALSDLQAINEIAADRAGLRGRLAEKIRQATDFEHWPAFMKSFRRLSDLIVGVAARSGAAPATVSVLSGDVHHSYVARADHPGAASVHQLVCSPVHNHVPAYVKPALEHAWSPRVARLTHAWARHVGSPAPSMTWSDVGGPLFGNTIATLVTEGRRARVVFEQPRDDGTLAEMTGVFLTD comes from the coding sequence ATGGGTCTCGTCCTCGGTCCGATCTTGCGGCACGTCGGTGCGACCACCGCGACTGTGTGGGTTCAGACCGACGCGCAGGCCGACGTCGAGGTGCTCGGCTGCCATGCGTCGACATTCGAGGTCAGCGGCAGTCACTACGCGCTGGTGGTGGTGGACGGGCTGACGCCCGGCTCCACCACCGAGTACTGCCTGCACGTCAACGGAACCCAGGAGTGGCCACCGCAGGGCTCCGAATACCCGGCGAGTGTGATCCAGACGCGGGTGGGCGACCGCGACGACGGTCTCCGGGTGGTCTTCGGGTCGTGTCGCTATCCCAAGACCGGCGACGCGACGTTGGACGAGAAGCTCGGCTGGGATGCCCTGGACTGCTATGCACGACGACTGATCGGGCAGCCGGTGTCAGAGTTGCCCGACGTGGTGATCCTGCTCGGCGACCAGGTCTATGCGGACGAGTTGACCCCGGCTGCGCGCCGTCATCTGGCCGGGCGCCGCGGCGGGTCGATCCGTACCAAGCGCCCACCCGATGAGGTCGTGAGCTTCACCGAGTACGAAGGCCTCTACCGGCACACGTGGGGCGATCCCGAGATCCGTTGGCTCATGTCCACCGTGCCGATCGCGATGATCTTCGACGACCACGACATCCGCGATGACTGGAACACCTCCGCGGCGTGGCGTGCGTCGATGAACTCCGTGCCGTGGTGGCGGGACCGTATTCGTGCGGGTCTCGCCTCGTACTGGGTGTACCAGCATCTGGGAAATCTGAGCCCGACCGAACTCGACGCCGATGACGACTACCGCCAGATCGTGGCCTCCAGCGGCGACTGCTGGCCGTTGCTGGCCGATCTCGCCGACCGCGCCGACGACGACACCGACGGAGAGAAGGGACTCCGGTTCAGCTATCGCTGGGATCTGGGGGGCTCGAGGCTCATCATGATCGACTCACGCAATGGTCGCATCCTCTCCGGTGGCGCCCGGAAGATGTTGAGTGACAAAGAGTTCGCGTGGCTCGAAGAACAGATGACCGATGACCTCGACGCTGTCGATCACCTGATCCTGGGGTCCTCGCTGCCGTGGCTGCTACCTCCTGCGCTCAGTGACCTGCAAGCGATCAACGAGATCGCCGCCGATCGAGCGGGACTACGGGGCCGGCTCGCCGAGAAGATTCGTCAGGCGACCGATTTCGAGCATTGGCCGGCATTCATGAAGTCGTTCCGGCGACTGAGCGATCTGATCGTCGGCGTGGCCGCTCGGTCGGGCGCGGCCCCGGCCACCGTGTCGGTGCTCTCCGGCGACGTCCACCACAGCTATGTGGCGCGGGCGGACCATCCCGGAGCGGCGTCAGTTCACCAGCTGGTCTGTTCGCCGGTGCACAACCATGTGCCCGCCTACGTCAAGCCGGCGCTCGAACACGCCTGGTCGCCGCGGGTCGCTCGCCTGACCCACGCGTGGGCGCGGCACGTCGGTTCTCCTGCGCCGTCGATGACCTGGTCGGACGTCGGAGGTCCGTTGTTCGGCAACACCATCGCCACTCTGGTGACCGAAGGTCGCAGGGCACGGGTGGTCTTCGAGCAGCCGCGCGACGACGGCACGCTCGCGGAGATGACCGGCGTCTTCCTCACCGACTGA
- a CDS encoding LLM class F420-dependent oxidoreductase gives MNLNGVGIWSSPLRYGDPGEAADAASELDDLGFTALWIPDVGGPVLQSVENLLGATKRAVIATGILNMWMHEPHDVADAYARLTAEHGPRFLLGLGISHAPLIDAKEAGRYQKPLATTKAFLDGLDDAERPVPNDGRVLAALGPKMLTLSAERSRGAHPYLVTPEHTAIARTALGADALLAPEQTAILTTDRDEARSIGAPWLQGYLAMPNYANNLRRLGFSEDDLQSVSGRLFDAIIAWGDESAVLARIDEHRAAGADHVCVQVLQADQRAMPREQWRRIAEALR, from the coding sequence GTGAATCTCAACGGGGTAGGTATCTGGAGTTCGCCATTGCGCTACGGGGATCCGGGCGAAGCAGCGGACGCGGCATCGGAACTCGACGACCTGGGCTTCACGGCCCTGTGGATTCCCGACGTGGGTGGGCCGGTGCTGCAGTCGGTGGAAAATCTGCTCGGGGCGACGAAGCGCGCCGTGATCGCGACCGGAATCCTGAACATGTGGATGCACGAGCCGCACGACGTGGCCGACGCGTATGCGCGACTGACGGCCGAGCACGGCCCGCGGTTCCTGCTCGGTCTCGGCATCAGCCACGCTCCCCTGATCGACGCGAAGGAAGCCGGGCGGTACCAGAAGCCGCTGGCAACCACCAAGGCCTTTCTGGACGGCCTCGACGATGCCGAGCGCCCCGTCCCCAACGACGGCCGCGTGCTGGCGGCACTGGGCCCCAAGATGCTCACGCTGTCGGCTGAGCGCAGTCGAGGCGCCCACCCGTATCTGGTGACGCCGGAGCACACCGCGATCGCTCGTACGGCGCTGGGCGCGGACGCGCTGCTCGCGCCTGAGCAGACCGCGATCCTCACGACCGACCGCGACGAGGCCCGCTCGATCGGCGCGCCGTGGCTACAGGGCTATCTCGCGATGCCCAACTACGCCAACAATCTACGGCGCCTGGGATTCTCCGAGGACGACCTGCAATCCGTCAGTGGCCGGCTGTTCGATGCGATCATCGCGTGGGGTGATGAGTCGGCGGTCTTGGCCAGGATCGACGAGCACCGCGCCGCCGGCGCCGACCACGTCTGCGTGCAGGTGCTGCAGGCGGATCAACGCGCGATGCCACGCGAGCAGTGGCGGCGCATCGCCGAGGCACTGCGGTAG
- a CDS encoding carboxyl transferase domain-containing protein, whose protein sequence is MFTRIAIVNRGESAMRLIHAVRGLSAETGQPIEVVALYTDADRNATFVREADIGYDLGPAAARPYLNLEILERALLATGVDAAWVGWGFVAEDPLFAELCERIGVTFVGPSAEAMRKLGDKIGAKLIAEEVGVPVAPWSRGAVETIDDAVAASAEIGYPLMLKATAGGGGRGIRVVTNDADLREAYERTRDEAARAFGSGVVFLERLVTGARHVEVQVIADGQGTAWALGVRDCSVQRRNQKVIEESASPVLSDAQVAELKASAERLAVAVGYRGAATVEFLYHPGEQLFAFLEVNTRLQVEHPITEATTGFDLVRAQLHVASGGRLEGEPPSERGHAIEARLNAEDPDRDFAPSPGRIARLELPAGPGIRVDTGVSEGDTIPADFDSMIAKIIAYGRDREEAFGRLRRAMVQTRVIIEGGATNKSFVLELLNQPEVIDGSADTGWIDRVRADGRLVAHRHSAVALAAAAIDAYEEGESVERHRLLSTASGGRPQVQHDSGRPLDLKLRGVGYRVRVARIGAHRFRIGIEAGEQTRTADVDLERFDEHTAQIVLNGVRYRLVTDTHGPIHLVDVDGVTHRVSRDEGGVVRSPAPALVVATPLEVGAEVEAGAPVLVLESMKMETVLRAPVRSRLKECLVSVGTQVETGVPLLRLEPLTDDDDAETPDDAATDDVDIELPAEPADVSPQERTGRSLEDLRSLLLGYDVDPHDRTRLLDDYLTTRRVATESGRRPLADELELITVFADLAKLSQNRPSGEAIGDERVHSSRESFHTYLQSLDVERDGLPEAFHAQLRRALAHYGVTELDRTPELEGAVFRIFLALQNPGDSVTVITTLLREWLGEPTPREELRDSVGTALDRLVAATQVRFPVIADLARGLIYAWYGQQLLRRNRARVYDNVRDHLRYLDDNPHAADRAERISEMVRSTEPLVRLLGQQVVRGKSDNTVMLEVLTRRYYGNKGISDVRIQKAGGASFVVAERDGANLVSAAVSFDELGPALAGLAELARDTASTDADIYLSWEQQPEDFDAMASALHEVIAATPMPSQVHRITTTVAGSGDALMHHHFTFRQAATGMAEERLIRGLHPYIAQRMQMERLHKFDLTRLSSSDDDEVYLFRCVARENPSDDRLIAFAQVRDLTALREHDGRLLALPTAETILASCVDSIRQAQRPSGRTADTNRIIMYIWPPMEVTAEELEAIAGYIRAIAAGVGLEEVQLIARRRDHDSGALSKVAVRFSINATGSFDVTVGEPSDEPIEPVDGYRQKVLRAAKRNTVYPYELATLLGEFTEYDLNAEQVLEPVDRPKGGNTAAMVVGVVTTATEKYPQGVTRVVLLGDPTKSLGALSEPECSRVIGALDLAERMQVPLEWFALSSGARISMDSGTENMDWVARALKRVVEFTQAGGEINIVVAGINVGAQPYWNAEATMLMHTKGILVMTPDSAMVLTGKQSLDFSGGVSAEDNFGIGGYDRVMGPNGQAQYWVPNLGAAKDLLMSHYDHTYVVPGEQTPRRSVTSDPADRDICDYPHVLAGSDFTTVGHIFSTETNPDRKKPFDIRTVMRALADQDHVVLERWAGMADAETAVVCDVHLGGIPVCLLGIESREVQRRGYKPTDGPDTYTAGTLFPQSSKKAARAINVASGNRPLVVLANLSGFDGSPESLRKLQLEYGAEIGRAIVNFQGPIVFCVISRYHGGAFVVFSKALNPNMTVLAIEGSFASVLGGAPAAAVVFAGEVGKRTAADPRIRELEAHVAEASGTDRSTLSAELAEMRQSIRAEKIGEVAAEFDAVHSIARAVEVGSVDAVIRAAELRPQIIGAIEASAAWSGRGAQVGVS, encoded by the coding sequence ATGTTCACACGCATTGCCATCGTGAACCGCGGCGAGTCCGCCATGCGACTCATCCATGCCGTCCGCGGCCTGTCCGCAGAGACCGGACAGCCGATCGAGGTCGTCGCGCTCTACACCGACGCCGATCGCAACGCGACGTTCGTACGCGAAGCCGACATCGGCTACGACCTCGGACCCGCCGCTGCGCGCCCCTACCTCAATCTCGAGATCCTCGAGCGCGCTCTTCTCGCGACCGGTGTGGATGCGGCGTGGGTCGGCTGGGGTTTCGTTGCCGAAGACCCGCTCTTCGCCGAACTGTGCGAACGGATCGGCGTCACCTTTGTCGGGCCGTCGGCGGAGGCCATGCGCAAACTCGGCGACAAGATCGGCGCCAAGCTCATCGCCGAAGAGGTCGGTGTCCCCGTGGCGCCGTGGAGTCGCGGTGCCGTCGAGACCATCGACGACGCCGTGGCGGCGTCGGCCGAGATCGGGTATCCCCTCATGCTCAAGGCGACCGCCGGTGGCGGTGGCCGGGGTATCCGGGTCGTGACCAACGACGCCGACCTCCGCGAGGCCTACGAACGAACCCGTGATGAGGCGGCCCGCGCCTTCGGCAGCGGCGTCGTGTTCCTCGAACGTCTCGTCACCGGTGCCCGCCACGTCGAGGTGCAGGTGATCGCCGATGGTCAGGGCACCGCGTGGGCGCTCGGCGTACGCGACTGCTCGGTACAGCGACGCAACCAGAAGGTCATCGAGGAATCGGCCTCACCGGTGCTCTCCGATGCGCAGGTCGCCGAACTGAAGGCCTCCGCCGAACGACTGGCCGTCGCCGTGGGCTACCGCGGCGCGGCCACGGTCGAGTTCCTCTATCACCCCGGCGAGCAGCTGTTCGCGTTCCTCGAGGTCAACACTCGACTGCAGGTGGAGCATCCGATCACCGAGGCCACCACCGGCTTCGACCTCGTGCGCGCCCAGCTGCACGTCGCCTCGGGCGGACGTCTCGAGGGTGAGCCGCCGAGCGAACGCGGCCACGCGATCGAGGCCCGCCTCAACGCCGAGGATCCGGACCGCGACTTCGCACCCTCCCCGGGCCGCATCGCGCGCCTCGAACTGCCCGCCGGGCCGGGCATCCGCGTCGACACCGGGGTCAGCGAAGGTGACACCATCCCGGCCGACTTCGATTCGATGATCGCCAAGATCATCGCCTACGGCCGCGACCGCGAGGAGGCGTTCGGGCGTCTGCGACGCGCAATGGTCCAGACTCGGGTCATCATCGAAGGTGGCGCGACCAACAAGAGTTTCGTCCTCGAACTGCTCAACCAGCCAGAGGTGATCGACGGCAGCGCCGACACCGGTTGGATCGACCGGGTACGGGCTGACGGCCGACTCGTCGCCCATCGGCACTCCGCCGTCGCGCTCGCGGCCGCGGCCATCGACGCCTACGAAGAAGGCGAATCGGTGGAACGTCACCGGTTGCTGTCCACCGCGTCGGGCGGTCGGCCGCAGGTACAACACGACAGCGGTCGTCCGCTCGACCTCAAACTGCGCGGCGTCGGTTACCGCGTCCGCGTCGCCCGCATCGGCGCCCATCGTTTCCGCATCGGGATCGAGGCAGGGGAGCAGACCCGTACCGCCGATGTCGACCTCGAACGCTTCGACGAGCACACCGCTCAGATCGTGCTCAACGGCGTCCGCTACCGACTGGTGACCGATACCCACGGTCCGATCCACCTCGTCGACGTCGATGGGGTGACGCATCGGGTCAGCCGTGACGAGGGTGGCGTGGTCCGGTCACCGGCGCCTGCACTGGTGGTCGCCACACCGCTGGAGGTGGGCGCCGAAGTGGAAGCCGGCGCGCCCGTGCTGGTGCTGGAGAGCATGAAGATGGAGACGGTGTTGCGCGCCCCGGTCCGGAGCCGGTTGAAGGAATGCCTGGTCTCGGTCGGCACGCAGGTGGAGACCGGGGTGCCGCTGCTGCGACTGGAACCGCTCACCGATGACGACGACGCCGAGACGCCCGACGACGCGGCCACCGACGACGTCGACATCGAACTGCCCGCCGAGCCTGCCGACGTGTCGCCGCAGGAGCGCACCGGCCGCAGCCTCGAAGATCTGCGGAGCCTGCTGCTGGGATATGACGTCGATCCGCACGATCGCACCCGACTGCTCGACGACTACCTCACCACGCGCCGCGTGGCCACCGAGAGCGGTCGTCGTCCGCTCGCCGATGAACTCGAACTGATCACCGTGTTCGCCGACCTCGCGAAATTGAGTCAGAACCGGCCGTCGGGGGAGGCCATCGGCGACGAACGTGTGCACAGCTCACGTGAGAGCTTCCACACGTACCTGCAGAGCCTCGACGTCGAGCGTGACGGGCTGCCGGAGGCTTTCCACGCTCAGCTCCGCCGGGCGCTCGCCCACTACGGGGTGACCGAACTCGATCGCACCCCGGAGCTCGAGGGCGCGGTGTTCCGCATCTTCCTGGCCTTGCAGAACCCCGGTGACTCGGTCACCGTGATCACCACCCTGCTCCGCGAGTGGCTGGGGGAGCCGACTCCGCGCGAGGAACTGCGCGACTCCGTCGGCACCGCGCTCGACCGGCTCGTCGCAGCCACACAGGTGCGGTTCCCGGTCATCGCCGATCTCGCGCGCGGGCTCATCTACGCGTGGTACGGACAGCAGCTGCTGCGGCGAAACCGCGCACGGGTGTATGACAACGTCCGCGACCATCTGCGCTATCTCGACGACAACCCGCACGCCGCGGATCGCGCCGAGCGCATCTCGGAGATGGTCCGCAGCACCGAGCCACTCGTTCGGCTGCTGGGGCAACAGGTGGTCCGCGGCAAGTCCGACAACACCGTGATGCTCGAGGTGCTGACCCGGCGCTACTACGGGAACAAGGGCATCTCCGATGTGCGCATCCAGAAGGCCGGCGGTGCCAGCTTCGTGGTCGCCGAACGGGATGGCGCGAACCTGGTCTCCGCCGCGGTGAGCTTCGACGAGCTGGGACCGGCCCTGGCCGGGCTGGCCGAACTCGCTCGCGACACGGCATCCACCGACGCCGACATCTACCTCAGCTGGGAACAGCAACCCGAGGACTTCGATGCGATGGCATCGGCGTTGCACGAGGTCATCGCTGCCACACCCATGCCCAGCCAGGTGCATCGCATCACCACCACGGTTGCCGGGAGTGGCGACGCCCTGATGCATCACCACTTCACCTTCCGTCAGGCCGCGACCGGGATGGCCGAGGAGCGACTGATCCGCGGTCTGCATCCGTACATCGCGCAACGTATGCAGATGGAGCGTTTGCACAAGTTCGACCTCACCCGGCTGAGTTCGTCCGACGACGACGAGGTCTACCTCTTCCGGTGTGTGGCCCGCGAGAACCCGTCCGACGACCGCCTCATCGCCTTCGCACAGGTCCGTGACCTCACAGCGCTGCGCGAGCACGACGGCCGCCTGCTGGCGCTACCGACGGCCGAGACGATCCTGGCGTCGTGCGTCGATTCGATACGGCAGGCGCAGCGGCCGTCCGGCCGCACGGCCGACACCAATCGGATCATCATGTACATCTGGCCGCCGATGGAGGTCACCGCCGAGGAACTCGAAGCGATCGCGGGGTACATCCGAGCCATTGCCGCAGGAGTCGGGCTCGAGGAAGTCCAGCTGATCGCGCGTCGGCGCGACCACGACAGCGGCGCCCTGTCAAAGGTCGCCGTGCGGTTCTCGATCAACGCCACCGGCAGCTTCGACGTCACCGTCGGTGAGCCGTCCGACGAGCCGATCGAGCCCGTCGACGGGTACCGGCAGAAGGTACTGCGGGCGGCGAAGCGCAACACCGTCTACCCGTACGAGCTGGCGACCCTGCTCGGCGAGTTCACCGAGTACGACCTCAACGCCGAACAGGTACTGGAACCCGTCGATCGACCCAAGGGCGGCAACACCGCCGCCATGGTGGTCGGCGTGGTCACCACTGCGACCGAGAAGTACCCGCAGGGTGTCACCCGCGTGGTCCTGCTCGGCGATCCCACGAAATCGCTTGGTGCGCTGTCGGAGCCAGAGTGCAGCCGGGTGATCGGGGCGCTCGACCTCGCCGAGCGGATGCAGGTTCCGCTCGAGTGGTTTGCGCTGTCGTCGGGCGCCCGGATCTCGATGGACTCGGGAACCGAGAACATGGACTGGGTGGCGCGCGCACTCAAGCGGGTCGTCGAATTCACCCAGGCCGGCGGCGAGATCAACATCGTCGTGGCGGGCATCAACGTCGGCGCGCAGCCGTACTGGAATGCCGAGGCGACGATGCTGATGCACACCAAGGGCATCCTGGTCATGACACCGGATTCGGCGATGGTGCTCACCGGCAAACAGTCACTCGACTTCTCCGGCGGTGTGTCCGCCGAGGACAACTTCGGCATCGGTGGCTACGACCGGGTGATGGGCCCCAATGGGCAGGCTCAGTACTGGGTGCCGAACCTCGGCGCCGCCAAGGATCTACTGATGAGTCATTACGACCACACCTATGTGGTTCCCGGCGAGCAGACGCCGCGACGATCGGTCACCAGTGACCCGGCAGATCGGGACATCTGCGACTACCCGCACGTTCTGGCCGGGAGCGATTTCACCACGGTCGGGCACATCTTCTCGACCGAGACGAATCCGGATCGCAAGAAGCCCTTCGACATTCGCACGGTGATGCGCGCTCTCGCCGATCAAGATCACGTGGTGCTCGAACGGTGGGCGGGCATGGCAGACGCCGAGACCGCCGTGGTCTGCGATGTCCACCTGGGCGGGATCCCGGTGTGCCTGCTCGGTATCGAATCGCGAGAGGTACAGCGCCGCGGCTACAAGCCGACCGACGGTCCGGACACCTACACCGCCGGCACGCTGTTCCCGCAGTCGTCGAAGAAGGCCGCACGAGCGATCAACGTCGCCAGCGGCAATCGACCGCTCGTGGTGCTGGCCAACCTGTCCGGCTTCGACGGCTCACCCGAGTCGTTGCGCAAGCTCCAGTTGGAATACGGCGCCGAGATCGGTCGTGCGATCGTGAACTTCCAGGGGCCCATCGTTTTCTGCGTGATCTCGCGGTACCACGGTGGTGCCTTCGTGGTGTTCTCCAAGGCGCTGAACCCGAACATGACAGTGTTGGCCATCGAGGGCTCGTTTGCATCGGTGCTCGGCGGGGCGCCCGCCGCCGCAGTGGTGTTCGCCGGCGAGGTCGGCAAGCGCACCGCAGCCGACCCCCGCATCAGGGAGCTCGAAGCGCACGTCGCCGAGGCATCCGGAACAGACCGCTCGACGTTGAGCGCCGAACTCGCGGAGATGCGCCAGTCCATCCGGGCAGAGAAGATCGGTGAGGTTGCCGCGGAGTTCGACGCCGTCCACAGCATCGCGCGTGCCGTGGAAGTCGGTTCGGTCGATGCGGTGATCCGTGCCGCGGAGCTGCGGCCCCAGATCATCGGGGCGATAGAGGCCAGCGCGGCGTGGTCCGGCCGCGGAGCGCAGGTCGGCGTTTCGTAG
- a CDS encoding alpha/beta hydrolase: MSVAQRFTTGDQIAISFRTFGDAVDGQPVVLQHGFASSGVQNWVATGLVEALVGQGRRVIVVDARGHGQSDKPHDPGHYGEGRMARDLVELFDVLDITAVDLVGYSMGAIVSLLTAVHDSRIRRLVVGGVGAGVVELGGVDTRVIDQRTLAAALRAEDPTSVTDPAARRFRLFADASGNDLRALAAQVEAVNTGAVAFDQISVEAAAVIAGTDDDLARNPGVLANALSADLIRVPGDHLGAVRSPEFRTAVLHALR; encoded by the coding sequence ATGAGCGTGGCGCAACGTTTCACCACCGGCGACCAGATCGCCATCAGCTTCCGAACGTTCGGGGACGCGGTCGACGGACAACCGGTCGTCCTGCAGCACGGCTTCGCGTCCAGCGGTGTACAGAACTGGGTCGCAACGGGATTGGTGGAAGCCCTGGTCGGCCAAGGCCGGCGGGTGATCGTGGTCGATGCGCGCGGCCACGGACAGTCGGACAAGCCGCACGACCCCGGCCACTACGGGGAGGGACGTATGGCGCGGGATCTGGTGGAGCTGTTCGACGTGTTGGACATCACCGCGGTCGATCTCGTCGGGTATTCGATGGGGGCCATCGTCTCGTTGCTGACCGCTGTGCACGACAGTCGGATCCGGCGACTCGTCGTCGGTGGCGTCGGGGCGGGAGTGGTGGAACTCGGTGGTGTCGACACCCGGGTGATCGACCAGCGCACCCTCGCGGCGGCGTTGCGCGCCGAGGACCCGACATCGGTGACCGACCCGGCTGCCCGACGATTCCGGCTGTTCGCCGACGCATCGGGCAACGACCTGCGCGCGTTGGCGGCCCAGGTCGAGGCCGTCAACACGGGCGCCGTCGCCTTCGATCAGATCTCGGTCGAGGCGGCCGCGGTCATCGCGGGTACCGACGATGACCTCGCGAGAAATCCCGGGGTCCTGGCGAACGCGTTGTCCGCCGACCTGATCCGGGTGCCCGGCGATCATCTGGGGGCCGTGCGGAGTCCCGAGTTCCGGACAGCCGTTCTCCACGCCCTGCGTTGA
- a CDS encoding SDR family oxidoreductase, whose product MTPPQDQGDGESLFDVAGKCVVVTGGTRGVGLMIARGFVRAGARVIVSSRKADACERAREELSEWGDVGALAADLSTSAGVEALSRYVADEFDRVDVLVNNAGATWGAPVDDFPRSGFDKILNLNITSVFEMTQALLPLLRTAAADAPARVINIGSIDGMVVSHTDNFSYGASKAAVHMLTRKLAATLAPEQITVNAIAPGPFPSKMTAFMLDDPDMRSQVEAGVPLGRVGTPDDVAGTAIFLSSRAGAYLTGVVIPVDGGMSGTR is encoded by the coding sequence ATGACGCCCCCACAGGATCAGGGAGATGGAGAGTCGCTGTTCGATGTCGCCGGAAAGTGTGTCGTCGTCACCGGCGGCACGCGTGGCGTCGGGCTGATGATCGCGCGTGGCTTTGTGCGGGCAGGGGCGCGCGTGATCGTCTCGTCCCGAAAAGCCGACGCCTGCGAGCGGGCTCGCGAAGAACTGTCCGAATGGGGTGATGTCGGGGCGCTGGCCGCCGACCTCTCGACATCCGCGGGCGTCGAGGCGTTGTCCCGTTACGTGGCAGATGAATTCGATCGGGTCGATGTCCTCGTCAACAACGCGGGCGCCACCTGGGGCGCGCCCGTCGACGACTTCCCGCGCTCGGGTTTCGACAAGATCCTGAATCTCAACATCACATCGGTGTTCGAGATGACCCAGGCATTGCTACCGCTGCTGCGTACGGCAGCCGCGGACGCGCCGGCGCGGGTGATCAACATCGGATCCATCGACGGCATGGTCGTCTCGCATACCGACAACTTCTCCTACGGAGCGTCCAAGGCAGCCGTACACATGCTGACCCGCAAACTCGCCGCCACGCTGGCACCGGAGCAGATCACCGTCAACGCCATCGCGCCCGGACCGTTTCCGTCGAAGATGACTGCCTTCATGCTCGACGACCCCGACATGCGTTCCCAGGTCGAGGCAGGCGTCCCGCTCGGGCGGGTCGGTACGCCCGACGACGTCGCAGGCACAGCCATCTTCCTGTCCTCTCGCGCCGGTGCGTACCTCACCGGCGTGGTGATCCCCGTGGACGGAGGAATGAGCGGCACCCGCTGA